The proteins below come from a single Osmerus mordax isolate fOsmMor3 chromosome 3, fOsmMor3.pri, whole genome shotgun sequence genomic window:
- the hmox2b gene encoding heme oxygenase 2 has product MMEKTVTVSNGAGMVYAEKEPDNTLSPEDLSELLAAGTKEVHEKAESTQFVKDFLRGRIRKELFKLGAVALYFTYSAMEDEIERNKDHPHFAPLYFPNELHRREALARDLEYFYGADWQDQVSCSSATQHYVDRIHQVGREDPVLLVAHAYTRYMGDLSGGQVLKKVAQRAMKLPPTGEGLDFYTFDAIHSAKAFKQLYRSRMNELELDRDTKDRLVVEANLAFQFNMEVFNELEEIGKTIQEEVLDAGMPVHGATDGDINKCPYYAAKTAASGGSAYACQLAMAVLRHPTGQVLFAAWVAALAGLAAWYLM; this is encoded by the exons ATGATGGAGAAGACAGTGACTGTGTCCAATGGAGCAGGGATGGTGTATGCTGAGAAGGAACCAGACAACACTCTCAG ccctgaggACCTGTCGGAGCTGCTGGCAGCGGGGACCAAGGAGGTGCATGAGAAGGCTGAGAGCACCCAGTTTGTCAAAGACTTTCTCAGGGGACGGATCCGCAAAGAGCTCTTCAAG CTGGGTGCCGTGGCTCTCTACTTCACCTACTCTGCCATGGAGGATGAGATTGAGAGGAACAAGGACCACCCCCACTTTGCCCCACTCTACTTTCCCAACGAGCTGCACCGCCGTGAGGCCCTGGCGAGGGACCTGGAGTACTTCTACGGAGCCGACTGGCAGGACCAGGTCAGCTGCTCCTCGGCCACCCAGCACTACGTGGACCGCATCCACCAGGTGGGACGCGAGGACCCTGTCCTGCTGGTGGCCCACGCCTACACCCGCTACATGGGGGACCTGTCCGGGGGGCAGGTGCTGAAGAAGGTGGCCCAGCGGGCCATGAAGCTGCCGCCCACAGGGGAGGGCCTTGACTTCTACACGTTCGACGCCATCCACAGCGCCAAAGCGTTCAAGCAGCTGTACCGCAGCCGGATGAACGAGCTGGAGCTGGACAGGGATACCAAGGATAGGCTGGTGGTCGAGGCCAACCTGGCCTTCCAGTTCAACATGGAG gtgtttaACGAGCTGGAGGAGATCGGGAAGACCAtccaggaggaggtgctggatgCAGGCATGCCTGTCCACGGAGCCACGGATGGAGACATCAACAAGTGCCCATATTATGCAGCCAAGACGG CGGCCAGCGGTGGGTCAGCCTATGCCTGTCAGCTGGCCATGGCCGTGCTCCGACACCCTACCGGTCAAGTCCTGTTCGCTGCCTGGGTCGCCGCCCTGGCCGGATTGGCTGCATGGTACCTCATGTGA